The Pectobacterium sp. A5351 genome contains the following window.
TCGGAGAACCAGGAAATTGAGGAGATAGACTGGATTGAAGACAGCTATGTCATCATCACCGCCGCGGATTATCCGTCAGGCGAGTCGCTTACGCTGGATGATTACCTTGCCGCCCAGCATCTTGTGGTGACGCCGTGGAATGAATCCCGTGGAGTGATTGACTATGCATTGGATCAACTCAATAAGAAACGCCATGTCGCACTGAAAACGCCATCCATGATGAGCGCACCATTTATCATCGCCGATTCAACGCTGATCATGGTATTACCGCGCAATATCGCGACAATTTTTGCACAACTCCTACCGTTACGGATCCACCCCCTGCCTTTCACTGTGCCGCCCTATCGTGTGAAGATTTATCATCACCGCCGCAATAGCCGTTCGGAAGCAAGCCAGTGGATTAAAAACCTGTTACACAGCCTGGTGATACATCCCATTAGCTAGCCTGATGCACTGCCATCTCACACAGCTATAGCCACGTTTTCACCCCAAAATCACCCCAATTACGAGCCGAGAGAAACGCCCGTAGAGAGCTATTTTCCCGATAAAGAGACCCGCAAGATAACTTGTCATACAGATAAAACAACAAAAAGACCATATTAATCTATTGATATAAAATGGAAATAACTCCGCATATCGTCTGCTTCACGCTATTCCCTCTGTCATTTTTTTGTGACCTGTCTAACACATACCAAGAAACGTAACCTTCTTAATAAAATCCGCAATAGTTAATCCCCACCAAGGGGATAACAATAGCCGCGAGCCTGGCAAGAAGTTCCTCAATCATCTTTGGAGTTTCCAATGACCAACAATAATAAGCTGAGCGTTGCGGAGAAAATCGGCTTTGGCATGGGCGATGCAGCCTGTGGCATCGTCTACTCTTCCGTAACCATGTTTCTTACCTACTTTTATACGGATATCTATGGCATCTCCGCCGCGGCGGTGGGGGTCATGTTCCTGGTGACGCGCGTGCTGGACGCCATCGTTGATCCTCTAATTGGCATCATTGCAGACCGTACCAAAACCCGCTGGGGTCACTTCCGCCCATGGCTGGTCTGGTTTGCCGTCCCCTACGCCGTGATTGCCGTGCTGGCCTACACCACGCCAGAGCTGAACGGCACGGGTAAGCTGGTTTATGCCTACATTACCTACACGCTGCTGATGCTGTTTTATACCTTTATCAACATCCCTTACTGTTCGCTCGGCGGTGTTATCACCAGCGATGAAAAAGACCGAATTTCCGCGCAGTCTTACCGCTTTACCATCTCCTCAATAGCAGGGCTACTGGTGTCGGTCGGCACGCTGTGGCTGGTCGACTGGATTGGCGGCACCAACAAGCAATTGGGCTATCAGGGCACCATGATGATCATGGGCTGCCTGGCCGTCGTGATGCTGTTTTTCTGCTTTTTCACCACAACGGAGCGTATTAACCCCGCGGTGGATAACAATCAGAACGTCTGGGACGATGTCAGAAACCTGCTGAGCAACGATCAGTGGCGCATTGTGGCCATCATTACATTCTTTTCCAGCATGGCTGGCGTCATGCGCGGTGCGGCGACGCTGTATTACGCAACCTACCTGATGGTCGGGCCGGACCAAGGCAGCGCCGCCGGAACGGCAATGAAATCCGCATTTATTACCACCAGCGTCGTCGGCACCATTATTGGTGCAATGATGGCGGGCTACTTTGGCAAGCGATTCAGTAGCATAAGTCTGTTCAAGAACATCAACCTGCTGCTGGTGTTTGTTGGTGTCATCCTGTTTATGGTGCCGCCACAGTGGCTGGCGGTCGTCTTCCCGCTCTACTTTTTGATCGGCTTTTTCCACCAGATGTATCAACCGTTCAAATGGAACATGATGGCGAATGCCGCCGATTACGGCGAGTGGAAAACAGGCCGCCGCATTACCGGTCTGTCGTTCTCCGGCAACCTGTTCGCGCTGAAATTGGGTATGGCGGTTGCGGGTGCGCTGGTCGGCTTTTCACTCGGCTGGTTCGGCTATGTCGCCGGTTCCCCCACGCAAACACCGCTCGCCACCGCCGGTATTATCGGCCTACTGAGCATCGGGCCATCGCTCTCCTATCTGGTTCTGTATTGGCTGGTACGCTTTTACAAGCTGGACGATAAGACGATGGAAAACATTCAGGCTGATTTAGCGAAGCGTCACAGCACGGCTGACCGCGCGCCGGAAAGCGAACTTCCTGTCGATCAAGGCCTGACGCCAAAAGGCGCAGCCTGATCGCAAGACCTGCGGGTAGCACGCTGCCCGCCTTTACTCTCAGGACGATGACATGAGTACAGCACATTCTCCCTGGAACCCAGATTTGGGCAACGGACGTTATAAGAATCCGATTTTATGCGCCGACTATTCCGATCCTGACATCGTGCGCGTCGGTGACGACTTTTACATGGTGTCGTCCAGCTTTAACCACATGCCCGCGCTACCGATCCTGCATTCTCAGGATCTGGTGAACTGGACGCTGATCAACCACGTATTCAGCCGATTCAATCTGCCAGAATACGAACACTTTCAGCCCGGAAAAGGCGTGTGGGCACCCAGCATTCGCTATCATGCCGGAAAATTTTGGGTGTTTTTCAG
Protein-coding sequences here:
- a CDS encoding glycoside-pentoside-hexuronide (GPH):cation symporter translates to MTNNNKLSVAEKIGFGMGDAACGIVYSSVTMFLTYFYTDIYGISAAAVGVMFLVTRVLDAIVDPLIGIIADRTKTRWGHFRPWLVWFAVPYAVIAVLAYTTPELNGTGKLVYAYITYTLLMLFYTFINIPYCSLGGVITSDEKDRISAQSYRFTISSIAGLLVSVGTLWLVDWIGGTNKQLGYQGTMMIMGCLAVVMLFFCFFTTTERINPAVDNNQNVWDDVRNLLSNDQWRIVAIITFFSSMAGVMRGAATLYYATYLMVGPDQGSAAGTAMKSAFITTSVVGTIIGAMMAGYFGKRFSSISLFKNINLLLVFVGVILFMVPPQWLAVVFPLYFLIGFFHQMYQPFKWNMMANAADYGEWKTGRRITGLSFSGNLFALKLGMAVAGALVGFSLGWFGYVAGSPTQTPLATAGIIGLLSIGPSLSYLVLYWLVRFYKLDDKTMENIQADLAKRHSTADRAPESELPVDQGLTPKGAA